From one Nocardioides sp. Kera G14 genomic stretch:
- the gyrA gene encoding DNA gyrase subunit A: MTETPTPAPGGRIEPVELQTSMQRAYIDYAMAVIVGRALPDVRDGLKPVHRRVLYAMFDGGYRPDRGFSKCSRVVGDVMGQYHPHGDTAIYDTLVRLAQPWVMRAPLIHGQGNFGSPGNDSAAAMRYTECRMAPLALEMVRDIEEGTVDFQPNYDGRSEEPTVLPSRFPNLLVNGSAGIAVGMATSIPPHNLREVAEGATWALEHPDASKEELQDALLERIKGPDFPNGALIVGTAGIEQAYRTGRGSITQRAVIEVDEDNRGRTCLVITELPYMVNPDNLALKIAELADSGRVQGIADVRDDTSDRTGQRLVVVLKRDAVARVVLNNLLKHTELQTNFSANMLALVDGVPRTLSIDQFITNWVEHQIEVIRRRTEFRLRKAEERAHILRGLVKALDALDEVIALIRRSPDVADARAGLIELLDIDELQANAILDMQLRSLAALQRQRIIDDLARIELEIADLKDILANVARQRSIVAQELGEIVEKYGDDRRTQIIPADGDLSMEDLIPDEDLVVSITRGGYAKRTRADQYRLQKRGGKGVRGATLRGDDVVEHFIATTNHHWLLFFTTAGRVYRTKAYNLPEAARDAKGGHVAGLLSFQPDEKIAQVLAIRDYEQAPYLVLATRSGLVKKTRLGDYNSPRQAGVIAINFREDDDELIGAELVNADDDILLVSRKGQAIRFIADDAQLRPMGRATSGVSGMKFREGDSLLSMSVIRAADAAAENSDENVQYVFTITDGGFAKRTRISDYRIQSRGGLGIKAMQLSDEKRGSLVGAFIVKDGDEVLSITATGQVVRSPIDDNFAPKGRSTMGVKFVSPKKNDTVAVVTRSVEAQETEELGADEAEPVSAEDDDTVETTDSGSED; encoded by the coding sequence ATGACTGAGACTCCCACTCCCGCCCCCGGCGGACGGATCGAGCCTGTCGAGCTGCAGACCTCCATGCAGCGGGCCTACATCGACTACGCGATGGCGGTCATCGTCGGTCGGGCCCTGCCCGACGTACGCGACGGGCTGAAGCCGGTCCACCGGCGCGTCCTCTACGCGATGTTCGACGGCGGCTACCGCCCCGACCGCGGCTTCTCGAAGTGCTCCCGTGTCGTCGGTGACGTCATGGGTCAGTACCACCCGCACGGCGACACCGCGATCTACGACACCCTGGTGCGCCTGGCCCAGCCGTGGGTGATGCGCGCGCCGCTGATCCACGGGCAGGGCAACTTCGGCTCGCCGGGCAACGACTCCGCGGCGGCCATGCGATACACCGAGTGCCGGATGGCGCCGCTCGCGCTCGAGATGGTCCGCGACATCGAAGAGGGGACGGTCGACTTCCAGCCCAACTACGACGGCCGCTCCGAGGAACCGACGGTGCTGCCGTCGCGCTTCCCGAACCTGCTGGTCAACGGGTCGGCCGGCATCGCGGTCGGTATGGCCACGAGCATCCCGCCGCACAACCTGCGCGAGGTCGCGGAGGGCGCCACGTGGGCGCTCGAGCACCCCGACGCCTCCAAGGAGGAGCTGCAGGATGCGCTCCTCGAGCGGATCAAGGGCCCCGACTTCCCCAACGGCGCGCTGATCGTCGGCACCGCCGGCATCGAGCAGGCCTACCGCACCGGTCGTGGCTCCATCACCCAGCGCGCGGTGATCGAGGTCGACGAGGACAACCGCGGTCGCACCTGCCTGGTCATCACCGAGCTGCCCTACATGGTCAACCCGGACAACCTCGCTCTGAAGATCGCCGAGCTGGCCGACTCGGGTCGCGTGCAGGGCATCGCCGATGTCCGCGATGACACCTCCGACCGCACGGGCCAGCGGCTCGTCGTCGTACTCAAGCGGGATGCGGTCGCACGCGTCGTGCTCAACAACCTGCTCAAGCACACGGAGCTACAGACCAACTTCAGTGCCAACATGCTGGCTCTCGTCGACGGTGTGCCACGCACGCTGAGCATCGACCAGTTCATCACCAACTGGGTCGAGCACCAGATCGAGGTCATCCGCCGGCGCACGGAGTTCCGGCTCCGCAAGGCCGAGGAGCGGGCCCACATCCTGCGTGGCCTGGTCAAGGCGCTCGACGCGCTTGACGAGGTGATCGCCCTCATCCGCCGCTCGCCCGACGTCGCCGACGCCCGCGCCGGCCTGATCGAGCTGCTCGACATCGACGAGCTTCAGGCCAACGCGATCCTCGACATGCAGCTGCGCTCGCTGGCCGCGCTGCAGCGCCAGCGGATCATCGACGACCTCGCCAGGATCGAGCTCGAGATCGCCGACCTCAAGGACATCCTCGCCAACGTCGCCCGCCAGCGGTCGATCGTCGCGCAGGAGCTGGGCGAGATCGTGGAGAAGTACGGCGACGACCGCCGTACCCAGATCATCCCGGCCGACGGCGACCTCTCCATGGAGGACCTCATCCCCGATGAGGATCTCGTCGTGTCGATCACCCGTGGCGGCTACGCCAAGCGGACCCGTGCCGACCAGTACCGGCTCCAGAAGCGCGGCGGCAAGGGTGTCCGCGGCGCGACGCTGCGTGGTGACGACGTGGTCGAGCACTTCATCGCGACGACGAACCACCACTGGCTGCTCTTCTTCACCACGGCAGGCCGCGTCTACCGCACGAAGGCGTACAACCTCCCTGAGGCGGCACGTGACGCCAAGGGCGGGCACGTCGCCGGCCTGCTGAGCTTCCAACCGGACGAGAAGATCGCCCAGGTGCTCGCGATCCGCGACTACGAGCAGGCGCCCTACCTCGTCCTCGCCACCCGCTCGGGCCTGGTGAAGAAGACCCGTCTCGGCGACTACAACTCCCCGCGTCAGGCCGGCGTCATCGCGATCAACTTCCGCGAGGACGACGACGAGCTGATCGGTGCCGAGCTGGTCAACGCCGACGACGACATCCTGCTCGTCTCCCGCAAGGGGCAGGCGATCCGGTTCATCGCCGACGACGCCCAGCTGCGTCCGATGGGGCGCGCCACCTCGGGTGTCTCGGGCATGAAGTTCCGCGAGGGCGACTCGCTGCTGTCGATGTCGGTCATCCGTGCCGCTGATGCGGCGGCGGAGAACTCCGACGAGAACGTGCAGTACGTCTTCACGATCACGGACGGCGGCTTCGCCAAGCGCACGCGTATCTCCGACTACCGGATCCAGTCCCGCGGCGGCCTGGGCATCAAGGCGATGCAGCTCTCCGACGAGAAGCGCGGCTCACTCGTCGGCGCCTTCATCGTCAAGGACGGCGACGAGGTCCTCTCGATCACCGCCACCGGCCAGGTCGTACGCTCCCCCATCGACGACAACTTCGCCCCGAAGGGTCGTTCGACCATGGGCGTGAAGTTTGTGTCGCCCAAGAAGAATGACACTGTCGCAGTCGTCACCCGCTCCGTCGAGGCGCAGGAGACGGAGGAGTTGGGTGCCGATGAGGCAGAGCCCGTCTCCGCCGAGGACGACGACACTGTTGAGACGACTGATTCCGGCTCGGAGGACTGA